The DNA region GGTGGCTGGACCAACAAATAAGCAAAGTAATTTCTACGGTTGGGCCCTTTGAAGCATTCTTATTGAGCTTTCTATCTTTCATGACTTATTTTCCTCGGGGTTTACAATGCACATGGAGTCATAGTGGATCCATCTAAAGAGGTTTCTTCGATTTTAACCCATTCGACCCAATGGGCCTAAGTTTGGCCCACACACAGCAACGTTTCACGCATAGCCCATCAATCTAATCCAGACCCAGAAGAATACAAGTCCAACACCTAAAATGCGTCGCCGGAATTTTTCCCATTTGGCTGCCGGCGGGGCTCTCCTGTTTCATGGCAACGGGGCAACAGAACACTTTCGGGATTCTTGAGGTAATCCAGTCGGACAACAACACCGGAATCTTCAATATGGATCTGCCTCACCTCAATTCATCCTCTAATTTACAGGAGTTTCCATTTCTTGGCACTGGGAATGTTAAACTAGACGTActtccattctttttttttagccGTCCGTACGTTTCATTTCCGACAATACAATGTAGAGTAAGAGAAGACAAGAAGACAGCGACGTAACCCGACCTGCACGCGATGAGATTCTATAAGCAATCATTCAATGAACCTTATCCTGGACAGTAATTCATGACAGCAGACCTCTCCAGTctcattccaaaaaaaaaaaaaagattctttATCAGCATATATGTAAGACCAAAACCAAACAAGAATAAAGAACCATCAATAATATAAATGCTGTAAAAATCATTTTGGTGCAATCAGAACCATCAATATAAAATACTGCAGAATAAAGAAGTTGTTTTTCTTCAGAAACAAATATATCCTTCACCTCCACTATACTTCAAATCAGTATCGATCCCTGCTGTCACTCCCCATACCTCTCTATGTTGCAAAAGTTGTGTCTACCTTAGTTATATTGTCAATGATAACAACCCACAAACATAGTGGCCTAAAAGGGTGGAAAAGAATCGATCTTTATTACTTTCTTATATATAGCCACCTTCAAGTTTCCATTTCTTGTGTGTGAAGTGTGAACTGAGTTTATTTGCAAAGGCAAGAAGACAACTAGCCATGGGGGAGACTCAATCAGAGGTGGCCACTAGGAAAAAGATCAAGTACAGAGGAATAAAAGCTATGCCCCTTGTTATAGGTATGCTTGGTTGTACAAGGAAACTTGGTGATTTGGTTGCCTAAAAatggttttcttttctttcttgttttggaTGATGCAATTATTTTGTGTGTTTGTGTTATTCTGTGTAAAAATTTTGTCATAAAAAGGATTGTGGAATTTGCAGGAAATGAGACATTTGAGAAACTGGGGACAATAGGAACCTCAGCAAACTTGTTGGTTTATCTCACTACTATTTTCCATTTGAAGAACATAACTGCCACTAATATCATCAACATCTTCAATGGAACTTGCAACTTTGGCACTGTTATTGGAGCCTTCTTCTCTGATACTTATTTTGGCCGCTACACCACACTGGGGTTTGCTTCAGTTGCCTCTTTTCTGGTAATTGAAAGCTTGAGCTGacagttggattgcacatttatgtttatatattatatattccaatttTGGGTTGCAGGGGATGCTTGTTATGACCTTAACAGCCGCGATTTCAACGCTTCACCCTGAACCCTGTAAGGGTTCATCAGCTACACTGTGTAATGCACCCACAGCTGGGCAGATGGCATTCTTGCTATGTGGTTTTGGACTGCTAGTGATTGGAGCTTCTGGGATAAGGCCATGCAATTTGGCTTTTGGGGCTGACCAGTTTGATCCCAATACTGAATCAGGGAGAAGAGGGATTGGCAGTTTCTTCAATTGGTACTACTTCACCTACACATTTGCTGTGATGGTTTCTTTCACTGCTATTGTGTATGTTCAGTCTAATGTTAGCTGGTCCTGGGGACTAGCCATTCCCACCCTCCTCATGTTCCTGTCTTGTGCGCTGTTTTTTGCGGGAACTAAGATTTATGTCAGAGTTGTCCCTGATGGTAGCCCTTTCAAGAGTGTTGCTCAGGTCCTAGTGGCCGCTTTCAAGAAGAGGCGCCTGGATTTGCCTGAACAGCCTCTCTCACTTTTCCACCATGCTCCCTCCAGCTCTCTCAATTCTAGGCTTCCCTTCACAAATCAATTCAGGTAATACTACAAACATTCTTACAAGCGTTTGGTAATAGTACAAGTTGATTAGACCGTTAACTTTGCAACCACGCACAAGTTACAAATTCGACTCTCATCTATTGACCTGTTTTATTTGAATTGGTCAACTATGGAAACCTAGTGTCACCGGCATAGAGTATGGTGTAGCACACGTCGCTGTGGCGTCCCAAGACCCTTCATACCCTGCAGACCAGCTTTATCCAATATGACAATAGCTCCAGACCAGTTGTGCCCTTAGAGTCGCATGGATCCCTTTCATAGTAAGTCTAAGACTAGCTCCTCAAACTTAATCTAGTTGGCGTGTCTAACTTGGTCAGACCTTAACGCCCCTTTACCCATAATGCAAGTTAACCCGTTGACATATTCTTCACTAGGTCTAACACAGTACGGAAAGCAGTCGTGAAATTAGGCTAGTTTACATATATAGTTTTTCGTCAAATAGGATCACAATGCATGTTTTACGCAATTCACACCATCAAGTAATGAATGGTGTAACTTTTAATTGTGATGTAACACATCCTTCGGTGAGACCCGACCTCAAACACAAAAGATTAAAAGTCATATATAGGTTTGAACCGCAGGCTAAAAGACAGATTTTCTGTCAATTCACTTgagaatataatgaaattatattaatggTGAGGGTTGTGATTTCAGATGTTTAAGCAAGGCGGCAATAAGAACAGCAGAAGACGTAATCAAGGAAGACGGTGCAGCAGAAAATCCATGGGAGCTTTGCAGCGTTCAGCAGGTGGAAGAAGTGAAATGCTTACTAAGAATCCTCCCAATATGGGGAGCTGGAGTCATATACTACATCTCCGTCGTCCAAGCTCAGAACTTTGTAGTCTTCCAAGCCATCCAGGCCGACCGCCGTCTCGGCGGCGCCGCCTTCCAAATCCCACCCGCATCCTTCATAGTCTTCGCAATGCTAAGCATCACCATCTGGCTACCCATCTACGACCGCTTAATCCTCCCAATCCTCCGCAAACACACCAACAAAGAAGACGGCATTACCCTCCTCCAGAAAATGGGAATCGGAATGTTTCTGTCAGTGATCACTATGGTTTTATCCGCCATAGTTGAAACCAGGAGAAGAACGTTAGCCGCAGGAATGAAAAACGAGGTTTCTTCCATGTCTGCGCTGTGGCTGATTCCTCAGATGGCCCTGTCGGGGCTGTCCGAGGCTTTTGCGGTGATTGGCGAAAACGAGTTTTTCTACAGACAGTGCCCGGAAAACATGCGGAGCATTGCAGCTTCATTCTTGTTTGTCGGGCTTGCAGGGTCTAGCTACCTTAGCAGCTTGTTGACATCAGTTGTTCATAGGACAACAGGGTGGTTGGCTCAGGATTTGAACCAGGGGAGATTAGATTACTTTTATCACGTAGTGGCAGCATTGGAGATGATGAATCTCATATATTTTCTTGTGTGTGCAAAGTGGTACAAGTATAAAGGAAACACAAACACCCATAGTCTCCAGAAACCTCCAGTTTGATTAGGGGTAAAAAATGATGATTAAAATCAATTGTACAAATGTTTTGCTCGCCATAACTGTTTTTGTATGATATatgatgttattgagtggtCCATCATATTATGCCTCCCACTGAAACTTTGTtttcaaacaaaattaattgAATGGGCAGTTTGATAGTGCAGCACCAATTAACAATGGTGGCAGACTGGCAACTTGTCGTCCTGCAATTATACCCCACAACGCAAAAGTGGAGAGTGGTTTACTTTGACCGCCAAGCTTTCATACTCGCACATCAGCATTAACTCTGATATTGGAAAAACAAACCTCCACATTCCCTTGCAGTCATGCAATTTATATACATGAAACCTACCTTGGTGCAAACCTAACTATTCATCAAGCTAGCTCTAAACCAACCAGGCCGGTATCCCATCAtcagcaaaaaataaaaaatttagattCCCTGTCTGACACGGCACGAAACTGTAGCAGTGTGGGCCGCAGCAAACTAACATAATCGACAGGCGTAAACATATAAAAGACATTGAATGTGTTTAGTTGCGAAAGTAAACATTGTAGTCCATGTGACATAAGTACCAAATATTAGCTGTAATGGTACACACTGGGTGCAAGTGGTGGGATGGCAATGATTGCTAATGATGCTCATGAACCAAACTAAATGAGCATTGGCacacacaaataaaaataaaataaggaaaaagtgCGAAAGTGGGAACTGGGAAAGCTTTTACTTgtgttttctttttgaaaacgaAAGCTTTTACTTGTGTTGAGAGTCCAAAGTAGAAAGCACCGTTGAATGTTTTCCGTGTGTTGTGCCAATGATTTAATTAAGACACGTAATTTGATTGGTCACCACTTCCATTCCCAGTTCTCACCAAGTAACCATTTTCATATTGATCACTGCTTCTTCATCCGTGTACTACTCTAGTCTCTAGTATTATATTCTTTAACAAAATTCTATGGCATGATTCAGGAGTTTAATTTGCAACACCAttttaattaaacaaacaaTTCACTATTGTTAATAATTATTAGGGAGTACAAGTTTGTTTTTTATCACTAACtactaattttatatttacattttaagGTAGtcaaaaatgaataaaaatagaCATTTCTCTATCAGCATTCATTGTACTAATTGACTTTGCTCTCTTAGCTAGATCTCTTTTTCCTGTGTTCTCATTCCTTTCACTGTTTAATTACCTTTAGATTGACTTAAAAGAATGCGCAATTTGGCCGTGgtgatttttagaaaaataagtttaaaatgATATGGAATATTTAAAGTGAGTATTTTAAGGTATACTTTATAGTcttacattaaaaatgaatgtaAATTTACAATAGTACAATTATAATTcaactttttatatatagagtttgaattgtatagtcCATAGATTTTTTCGTAGATTCCCTGATGAATGTCTATCTAAAATTTTGGAGTGGTTTTGTTAAACGGTGAAGTGGATTGTTGGAATTTGGAAATTGGATTATAATGTTTGCTTCATTAAGTCAATAACCATGCATACTATAgactcatttttcttctttagtgTCCCACAAGGGCCAAGGCCACAACATATAACATCATCTAAACATGTGCTGTATGTTGACTTATATATGGCTCGGGCAGGggtatatactatatagtgTACTCCGTATATACTATATGGATTATTTCTTGTGACCATTGATCTATGTATCAGATTCACACAATTGAATAGAATATTCAAACCATGATTGATTTGAATCCGTGTTGACTGGTGCAGCTACCAAGTGGTTGAGTTTTAATTTCTTCCCTGCAATCCGTTGGCGTTACTTGTAAATTTTCcaatcttttatttaattttgtcctTAGCCTCATTAGTCCAACCATCAATCTCATAAGCATACGTATCAGATCATTATTAGTCCCCTCATTGATTGCACCACGCAGAGAATTCTCCTTGTAATACGCGTAAGTGAGGACCCTACTTAATTACATATTACACTACAAAATCGTGGATTTTTGGTGAAATCTGTCTTGAATGTTACTCTAATGGACAAAAgactataagaaaataaatcaattataGTTGTTACTCTAATTGACAAAGGACCATAAGGAAATAAATCAATTATAGTTGTTGCTCTAATTGATAAAAGACCATCCCCATAAGGAAATAAATCAATTATAATTGACTGACTCAACTCAAAAAAAGCTAAAAACAGCTTTCTAAATTGAACGTAAAATATTATAgtcactaaattaattatgtctGACCAATTTGGTTGAAATTCTCGTACGAAAATAACAGTTAccagtatttttaaaattggtatgTTAGAAAATGAATGTTTACGGTACTCCTCCTGGTTTTTACATATGCCTGAGCTAATATTAGGTGAGTCTTTCAACTGCCCCCCACCCAAAGTACCTGCCGTTCCTAAATCAGaacaattaaaatgataaattaatgGACCACCTCATTCAATTCTTGTCCACACacagtatgtatgtatgtataatgtatgtatagtactgatagagagagagagagagggagagagagagtgagcAGTGTCTGAAATCTTGAAAAGTTGCTTCACGTTCACACTTCACCttcaataataattcaatatatagtTGAGAGAATTGAAGTGcgctttttaaaaaaagaaaacaacatatataacaaTTGAGTGAAGATCGACATACATGGGAGTGGAAATGGAGGATAATAAGCATGGAAGAGAATCTCCGGCGGCGAAGGCGGCGGAGAAAACCACAGTAATGAACGGCGGCCATGAACATGATGAGTCGTCTACGGTTGAAGAACCGGTGCCCAAGTACAGAGGAATCAAAGCCATGCCCTTCATTATAGGTCAGTCAGGTTTTTTACAATTAATAATTATGATTAGCAGTACATATGTATACGAGGTTGTTGAttaattttgtgtgtttaattaattaattaagggaacGAGACGTTCGAAAAACTGGGAGCAATAGGCACGCTGTCCAACCTGTTAGTGTACCTCACGACAGTGTTCAACTTGAAGCACATAACGGCGGCGAATCTTCTCAATGTCTTCAATGGAACCACTAACTTTGCCACCATCCTCGGCGCTTTTATTTGTGACACTTACTTAGGCCGCTACAAAACCTTGGGAATCTCCACCATCAATTCTTTCCtggtactaatttttttttttttaataacagaccctattacattatagtatctgttcatttataACTAACAAACGCGTACTGGTATGTTTTTGTACTggtatgtttttgttttgaattcgaAGGGATTACTGATGATAGCATTGACAGCAGCAGTGAAGAGTCTGCACCCTCCGCGGTGCACCAAAGGCGGGGACTGCGTGGACCCCAATCGGGGCCAGATGGGGTTTCTCCTGTGCGGTTTCGCGATGCTAACGGTGGGAGCCGCCGGAATCCGGCCGTGCAACTTAGCGTTCGGGGCGGACCAGTTCAACCCGAATACAGAATCAGGGAAGAGGGGCATTAACAGCTTCTTCAACTGGTACTTCTTTACCTTAACTTTCGCGCAGATGATGTCGGTGACGCTGGTGGTTTACATTCAATCCGAGGTTAGTTGGCCCATCGGACTGGGGATTCCGGCGCTGTTCATGCTGATTTCATGTGCCGTGTTCTTCGTCGGCGATAGAATATATGTTAAGGTGAAGCCCGAAGGTAGCCCCTTCACTAGTATAGTCCAAGTTCTAGTGGTTGCTGCTAAGAAGAGGAACTTGAAATTACCACAACACCCTTCCCTCTCTCTCTTCAATTACATCCCCACCAAGTCCATCAATTCCAAGCTTCCTTATACAAACCAATTcaggtaatataatataataattatccCAGCTAGCTAATCTtaattaactaaatatataaacaataaattatatattggcATCTTTACTTTTGAATTGGTTAGTTGTTCTAACATGCATCTCTCCATCTTGCTTTATTTAGAGCGATTTAagcatatatacatgcataatcCATGCATACACTTTTGCTTCCAACTTTCTAACTAACACGCCTCACGCATGCAACACGACACGATGTCATTgtgatttaaaattaaaaactattcacttttactcatttttcaaagtaatatattttacgGCACTTAAAATAATGCAATAAAAGTTTTTATTCAATAATTCAACTTGCATCACATTAATGAAGTCAAATGTGGTTGGGAAATTAATAATAGGGAAACTTGCAATGTAATAACATCAACCTAACCAATGAATGGTGTGTAGTAGCGGTCCAATTCAATTAGGTTTTTTTTGAGCCAATCCAATTCAATTAGGTTAAAGTAGCTAATTGCTCAAGGTGATAAATTAGTATTACTAACCTTTTGTTTGTGTCGTCCACATGAgcacatgcatgcatgaaacTACCGACACTGACAGCTAACCTAGCTAGCTGCTAGCTTATACAACCTAATAAAGTCATATGATAACATTGTATGGTCGATTATTGTTGTGTTTAAATATTTCAAGCACTGCATATTTGACTATAAGTAACATTATTAACATTATTTGCATGACATTAGTATGACTAACGTAAAGTTTGATTCAAATATGTTCATGTTgacaattacaattaatttgcGTCTTTGACTCGCTAATTGTGTGTTTTGACCAGCCAATCACCGTTAGTTACCCGTCGGTCTATCTGTCGCAATTAACGCCTGGCCTGCACTTtttttgatttattaaaaaaaaactaatacagtaaatattgactctttgtgctttaacaagtttgagaaagtatatatgaacagatactacaatgtaatagagtcggtagtactaaaaaaaattaatatagtaaGTATTAATTTGCTATATGTTGTTTTCTGCAGATTTCTTGACAAGGCTGCAATAAGGACAGAAGAAGACAAAGTGGGAGAAGATGGATCATCAGTTTATCCATGGAAGCTGTGCAGTCTGCAACAAGTGGAACAGACGAAATGTGTGTTTAAAGTGATCCCAATCTGGGCAGCCGCCATAGTGTACCATGTTGCCATTTTAGAACAGCAACAATATGTTGTGTTCCAAGCCCTGCAATCCGACAGGCACCTAGGATCCTCCAACTTCCAAATTCCGGCCGCCACCTACACCATTTTCTCAATGCTAAGTCTCACTCTCTTCGTCCCGTTCTACGACCGAATCATCGTCCCGTTCCTGAGACGATACACGCGGAAAGAGGAAGGCATCACTCTTCTGCAGCGGATGGGGATCGGCATTTTCCTCACCGTGCTGGCGTCCTTCGTCTCCGCCTTTGTGGAGGAGCGCCGCAGGGGCGTCGCCCTGAGCAGGCCGATGCCCGGGGTGACGTCCAAAGGCGCCGCTGTTTCTTCCATGTCGGCCCTCTGGTTGGTCCCCCAACTCGCCCTGGCCGGCCTGGCCGAGGCATTCACCGCCATCGGACAGGTGGAGTTTTACTACAAACAGTTCCCGGAGAACATGAGAAGCGTCGCCGGGTCCTTTTACTTCTTGGGGATGGGGGCCTCTAGCTATCTCAACAGCTTCTTGATCTCCATTGTACATAAAACCACAGAAAATGCCAAAACTGGAAACTGGTTGCCTGAAGATCTGAACAAGGGAAGATTAGACTACTTCTATTTCCTCATCACAGGCCTGGGAATCTTAAATGTTGTGTACTTCCTAGTATGTTCCAGGTGGTATGAGTACAAGGATGGAACTGAAGGAGCCATTAAAGATACTGAAATGGAACCAAAGAATCTTGAAAACAAACATGCAGTTTAAGGTGGACAGTATCACAGTACAGCCATGAATTTTTCCTGTTGGAATATTCTGGTATCAATTCAAAACAAGGATCTCTTATTAGGAATCATCAACAAGATTCCTTCCTTAACCAGTAAGTGACTTTGCTAGAATAGAATTAACTATCCTATGTAAATTCTATTCTAACAAAATCACTTATTGGCCAAGAATGGAATCTTTATGATATGATTCCTAATATGTGCATGGTCACCCTGTATTACTAATGAACATTTTATAAGAAAATGGCGTATTTATTCCTGAGTAGTATTTGAGGTTCATAAAGTGGGTGTTTGTACCATAATTTAACCTGGTCAGGGAGGGAAACAGAGAAGACATAATACAGATTTTGGAAGCAACAAAATCATGAAAAGACATGTATGTATAGGCAGACAATAAAACTATATTTAATGTTAAATTGTTTTCCAGTTCAGGGCATTGTTATGTTCTGGCCCTTCTGGGTGAAGGAAAGAGCAGGGGAGATGGGATGAAAAGTAAATATACTACTAAATGAAACCAGAGAACTAGAGCTAGGCCAACTTGATATATGGCTGCTTAAGTCTTCGTTCTAAGCTCGCTCGCTATCACCTTAAACGGTGTATGCTTGCTGAATTGTCTCTATATCAAGACCTTTCAATTTCACCACGGATTCCACATGACCTTTTAGCGTATGCAGTTCACGTAATCTGAACAGAAATAACAGTTCACAAGGTAAATCAAAGattcaaagcaactttttttCTAAACGTCAATTAGGTAGGTATAAGGAAGGTACCTGGCAATTTCAGCTCTCCTTTTTGCTTCCTCGGCCAGCTGATTAAGTTCACTGAAATTAGTTGCCTCGTTAAACAATTTGGTGTCGGGAACTTGCAGGCCATGAAGTGTCCTCTGTGCATGTGCCCATTGCAGTTCACGTTGTTCTTTGCCGAAATCCTTTTTCCTGGTGAAAGCAATCTGTGAAACAAGAAAGCCACCGGATGAGGATAGACTAGGGTAAGAAACAATAAAAGTAACGAGATTTATCTTTCTCAAGCATGAAGAATTGTACCCTTTGTTCAAGAACCAAATCCCATGCCTTCCCACTAAGGGCATAGCGGATGAAGAACTTAATGAAATCGAGGGGGATGtagaaaataatattgtaaagcCAAATAACCCCAGCCCAACCCCAACCAATGCCTTCAATCGCCGCAAAGCTCCAACTCGCATAGACAGCAATTAGAGTAGCAACCTGTTAACGATGAAGTATAAAGATAAGCATGTCCGTACTGTTTAAATCAAAAGAAGATCAGGATAGGTGTGCAGAGCAATAGAGCAAATGGCTTACTAGTTGAGCAATCACAAATGCAACAACAAGAAATACACCAGGACGTTCAACAAATGACCAACTCCGAGATCTTGTGACAAATATCAGTGCCTGACTGATAGTGCTAACTTGAAGGTAGATTGCAGATGCAAGCTTCCTAAAGTCATCAGTAGCCGTCTTCTCAAGTGTAGCCACGCCAAATGTTCTCTGGCCATTCACCAAAAATGGTCACTTTTTCATTATAAACTTAGCAAGATAAACATATTTGAAAACAAGGGtaagaaatgaaataaataaattatacagttgccttcttatttttattaatggaGAAAATAACACACATATATGGAGATtgtttatatgtatatttttgagGTTCAGTCTGGCCAGAACAAAGCCATTAACCGTGACTAAATGATTATGGAAAAAATTTTGAATGCTTTTAGTAACCACAATTTGAaaagctctatttatagtgatAAATATAGGTTTGCTCACCGGGAAGAAGTCG from Ipomoea triloba cultivar NCNSP0323 chromosome 6, ASM357664v1 includes:
- the LOC116023171 gene encoding protein NRT1/ PTR FAMILY 2.11-like is translated as MGETQSEVATRKKIKYRGIKAMPLVIGNETFEKLGTIGTSANLLVYLTTIFHLKNITATNIINIFNGTCNFGTVIGAFFSDTYFGRYTTLGFASVASFLGMLVMTLTAAISTLHPEPCKGSSATLCNAPTAGQMAFLLCGFGLLVIGASGIRPCNLAFGADQFDPNTESGRRGIGSFFNWYYFTYTFAVMVSFTAIVYVQSNVSWSWGLAIPTLLMFLSCALFFAGTKIYVRVVPDGSPFKSVAQVLVAAFKKRRLDLPEQPLSLFHHAPSSSLNSRLPFTNQFRCLSKAAIRTAEDVIKEDGAAENPWELCSVQQVEEVKCLLRILPIWGAGVIYYISVVQAQNFVVFQAIQADRRLGGAAFQIPPASFIVFAMLSITIWLPIYDRLILPILRKHTNKEDGITLLQKMGIGMFLSVITMVLSAIVETRRRTLAAGMKNEVSSMSALWLIPQMALSGLSEAFAVIGENEFFYRQCPENMRSIAASFLFVGLAGSSYLSSLLTSVVHRTTGWLAQDLNQGRLDYFYHVVAALEMMNLIYFLVCAKWYKYKGNTNTHSLQKPPV
- the LOC116022302 gene encoding protein NRT1/ PTR FAMILY 2.9-like yields the protein MGVEMEDNKHGRESPAAKAAEKTTVMNGGHEHDESSTVEEPVPKYRGIKAMPFIIGNETFEKLGAIGTLSNLLVYLTTVFNLKHITAANLLNVFNGTTNFATILGAFICDTYLGRYKTLGISTINSFLGLLMIALTAAVKSLHPPRCTKGGDCVDPNRGQMGFLLCGFAMLTVGAAGIRPCNLAFGADQFNPNTESGKRGINSFFNWYFFTLTFAQMMSVTLVVYIQSEVSWPIGLGIPALFMLISCAVFFVGDRIYVKVKPEGSPFTSIVQVLVVAAKKRNLKLPQHPSLSLFNYIPTKSINSKLPYTNQFRFLDKAAIRTEEDKVGEDGSSVYPWKLCSLQQVEQTKCVFKVIPIWAAAIVYHVAILEQQQYVVFQALQSDRHLGSSNFQIPAATYTIFSMLSLTLFVPFYDRIIVPFLRRYTRKEEGITLLQRMGIGIFLTVLASFVSAFVEERRRGVALSRPMPGVTSKGAAVSSMSALWLVPQLALAGLAEAFTAIGQVEFYYKQFPENMRSVAGSFYFLGMGASSYLNSFLISIVHKTTENAKTGNWLPEDLNKGRLDYFYFLITGLGILNVVYFLVCSRWYEYKDGTEGAIKDTEMEPKNLENKHAV